The following nucleotide sequence is from Aliidongia dinghuensis.
CGTCGTGAAGTCGCTGGGCTTCACCGGCTGGGCACAGGCGGTCGCAAGCGCGCTGCCCTATGCCGCCGCCGTCCTTTGCGCCATCCCGATCGCGCTGGTGAGCGACCGGACCAACAAGCGCGTCCTGATCGCATCGCTGGGCCTGCTCATCCCGGGCGCCCTGCTGCTGCTCCTGCCGCTGGTCGACGCCCCCGCGGCGAAGCTTGCGCTCATCACGGTGGCGCTCGGCCTCTATGCCGGCAGCTTCACGCCCAACATCTGGTCGATCCTGCAGTCGAGCGTGGCACCCGAGGCGATCGGCCCGGCGTCAGGCATCATGAACGGGCTCGGCGCCGGCGGCGGCGGCACGATCGCGGGCTTCCTCGTGGGCCTGCTCTACAACAGCACCGGCTCCTACATGCCGGGCTTCGTGATCCTGGGCGGGCTCGTCATCCTGGGCGGCCTGTCGCTGCTCGCCTATGGCCGCATGCGGGCGCCCCGCATGGCGGCGCAAGCAGCGGTCGGCTGAGGGGCGTCGCCCTCTCAGTGCGACATCAGGACGGGCACGGTCATCTGCTGCAGGATCGATCGGGTGACGCCGCCCAGCACCATCTCGCGCACGCGGGAATGGCCATAGGCGCCCATGACGATGAGATCGCTGCCGAAGTCCGCGGCGCGCGACAGGATCTCGTCGGCCGGATCGGTTGCCGCGGTGAAGCTGCGGCCGGTCTCGACCGGGATGCCGTGGCGCGCCAGATGCCGCGCGATATCGGCACCCGGCTCCTGGCCGTGCGCATCCACGCCCTGCTTTGGGTTGACCGCGAGCACGGTGACCGCCCGGCAGGCCTTCAAGAGCGGCAGCGCGTCGCGCACGGCGCGCGCCGCCTGGCTGCTGGCGTTCCAGGCGATGAGCGCGTGCCGCTCGATCCGCTCGAACCGGCCGGCATAGGGCACGATCAGCGCCGGGCAGCCGGCATCGAGCACGACATCGGCCGGGTCGGGCGCGTCGAGCGGACTGTCGTCCGGCCGGCGCTGGCCCAGGATCACCAGGTCGGCATAGCGGGCATGGAGCACGGTCTCCGGCCCCGGATAGCCGCGCGCCACGCGCCATTCGGCCGAGACGGCCTCGCGCTGGGTCGCAGCCTCGAAGCCCGCGCGCACCTTCGTCGAGCGGGCTTCGAGTCGGGCGAGCGTCTCGCGCAAGGCCGCGTCGAACAGCGTCGTGTCGAAGCCGGCCGAATGAAGGCTGCCCTCGGCCGTCGACGAGGGGTGCAACCCGACCAAATGGGCGTCGAACCGCTTGGCGAGCCCGATCGCGAGCGCCAGGCGGTCGTCGTTCGCCGGCCCGGCATCGAGCACGACCAACAGATCCTTGAGGCTCATCGACGTTTCTCCCGTTGGCGTTTTGCTTGTTCAGGCGGTCTGGCTCCGGCGGACGCCGGCGAGCACCTCCTCGGCGCTGCCAATAGGGCGGCGGCCAGATCGTGAGGCGCCACCGGATTCAACCTAGAACGCTCGACCACAACCGCTCATTATATGGCCTGTTCTTCACAGAGCGGTTAGGATTCCAAATCATAGTCCAAGACGACTACCGCCCCAGGTCGTAAATCCAGGGGTGCGCCGTGACGGCGAGTTGCCGAGACGGCGGATCGAGCCGGTTTTGAGGACCTTTACGTGCCCGGCGACTTCGAGAACGGGACCAAAATGCGCGCAGTTCAAGCGGCCGTATTGGCGCTCACGCGCCGTCAACGTCTTCTGGTCGTCGAGTCGGCCCGGCCCGCATGCGGGATGGCGTGGCCATGAACGCCCGGATCGCGCGCGTGATACGGTCGGTTTCGCGCGGCGACGCGCTGCTGGCGTTGGGTGCGCTCGCGATCATCTGGTGCGCCGCGGTGATTCATCTGACCCAGGAACGCCAGCTGTTCCTGCATGCGGCGCGCGACAACGCGCGAAACCTGAGCCAAGCCTTTTCCGAACATATCCTGGGCGAGATCCGGTCGGTCGATCAGACCTTGCTCCTGCTGCGCCGGGACTGGTCGCGCGATCCCGACAGCTTCCAGCTCGCAGACTGGGCCGCCGCAACCCAATCGATCGACGAGCTCGCGATCCAGCTGTCGCTCGTCGGCCCGACCGGCACCTTGCTGCAGACCAACGTCGGCCGCACCGCGCCGATCGACCTGTCCGATCGCGAGCATTTCAAGGTGCAGCGCGATGCCAGCACGGATGCACTCTTCATCAGCCAGCCGGTGCTGGGGCGCGCCTCGGGCAAATGGACGATCCAGTTCACCCGCCGGCTCCTCGACCGCAGCGGCGCCTTCGCCGGCGTCGTCGTCGGCTCCATCGACGCCCTGCAATTGTCGCGCTTCTACGAGTCGATCCGCGTCGGACGCCACGGCGCGATTGCGCTCGTCGGCCTCGACGGCGTCGTCCGCGCCCGCGCGCCGCTCGCGGACGGCGTGCTCGGCCACCAGATGGCCGGCGCATCATTCATCGCGGCGGTAGCGGCCGCGGATGACGGGGTCTACACCGCTGGGAGCGAACTCGACGGCACGCGCCGCATCGTCGCGTTCCAGCGGGTGACGGGCCTGCCTGTCGTCGTGCTGGTCGGGCTCAGCGAGGCCGATGTGCTGCGGCCGTTCCTGCAGGACCTCTTGTCGTATCTCGTCGTCTGTTTCGCGCTGTCGGCGGCCGTGCTGTGTGCGCTCGCGGTCTCTGCGCACCACCGCCGGCGGCACCGGGCCGCCAAGGACGCGCTCGACGCCACGCTCAACAACGTGGCGCAAGGCGTGCTCATGATCGGGCCCGACCGCAGCATCAAGGTCATGAACCCGAAGGTGGCCGAGCTCTTAGGCCTGCCGCCGGAACTGCTCGCGGGCAATCCCACCTTCGACGACCTGACCGCCTGGCAGATCGAAGCCGGCGAGTTCGGTCCCGCCACGCCGAAGAGCGCCCTGCGCGAATTCATCGAGGCGGGCGGCATCGCGCTCGGCGAAAACGTCTACGAGCGCGAGCGGCCGAACGGACGGCACATCGAGATCCGCACGCGCGTGCTGCCGGACGGCTCCGCCGTCCGCACCTATACGGACGTCACGCAATTTCGCCAGTCGGAGCGGGCGTTGGCCGAGGCGCGCGACGCGGCCGAACAGGCGAGCGAGGCGCGGGCGCGCTTCCTCGCCGTCGTCAGCCATGAGATCCGGACCCCGATGAACGGCGTCATCGGCCTCGCCGAACTGCTGCAGCGGACCGAAATGACCGACGAGCAGAAGCGCTGGGTCGACACGCTCAGGGCATCGGCCGACCATCTCTTGCGCCTGATCGACGACATCCTGGAATTCACCCGGCTCAACGTCGACGGGATCGAGTTCGAGCGCGTGCCGTTCGACCCGGTCGCCATCGCGCGCGAAGCCTTCCTATGCATCGAGGCCCACGCGGCGAAGAAGGGCCTCGCCCATGCGATCATCGAGCCGGAGACGTCCTGCGTCGTCGAGGGCGACCCGGCGCGCCTGCGCCAGGTGCTGATCAACCTGCTGGGCAACGCGGTCAAGTTCACCCAGGACGGTTCGGTACGCCTGCTCGTCCTGCCGCCCGAGATCGGCGAGCACGAGGCCACCTGGCACTTCCTGGTCCAGGATACGGGCATCGGCATCGCCGCCGACGCGCTGCCGCGGCTGTTCCACGAATTCACGCAGGTCGACGGCTCGATCGCCCGCCGGTTCGGCGGCAGCGGCCTCGGCCTCGCCATCTCCAAACGGCTCGTCGAGCGCATGGGCGGCACCATCACGATCTCGAGCGAGATCGCGCGCGGCAGCGTGTTCGAGGTCAGCGTGACGCTGCCCTTGAGCGCGGTGCCGCTTACGGCCCTTGAGGAAGCGCCCGCCCTGCCGTCGGAGCGGCAATTCTGCGCCTTGTCGGTCCTGCTGGCCGAGGACGATTCCATCAACGCCATGGTCGCGATCGCCATGCTCGAACGGATGGGCCATCGTGTCGCCTGGGTCGAGGACGGCGCCGCCGCCGTCGAAGCGGCCACGACGGCGCACTTCGACCTGATCCTGATGGACATGATGATGCCGGTCATGGACGGGCTGACCGCCACCCGGGCGATCCGCGCGCTGCCGGGCGAGCGCGGCCAAGTGTCGATCTACGCCTTCACGGCCAACGCCTTCAAGGAGGATGGCGAGCGCTATCGCAAGGCCGGCGCCGACGGCTACCTGACGAAGCCCATCCGGTTCGATGCCCTCTTGGCCGTGACGGAACGCCTCGCCACCCCGCGCCCGGTCGACGCAGTGCCCGAGCCGCCGGCGCAACGGGCCGGGGTCATGCTTGCAGGGGTCATGCATGCTGCGCCCACGCATGCTGGGCCCATGCATTTCGACGAGCCCGTCATGGCGGCGCTGATCGCCAATCTCGGCATGGAGACCGCCGGCCGGATCAGGGACCGGTTTCTGAGAGACCTGCCGCAGCACCTGTCGCGGATCCGGACGGCCGCGTCCAAGCGGGACTGGGCGGCGCTCACCCGCGAGGCCCATTCGCTGAAAGGCGCCGCCGCATCGCTCGGCCTCAGATCCATCGTCGAAACAGCGGCGACGCTCGAGCAGCAGTCGGCCGGCCCGGACATCCCCGGCTGCGCCGAGACGATCGACGCGCTCGACCGCTGCGCCACAGCAGGCGCCGCCGCCCTCCGCGCCTTCGAAATGGCGGCGGCTTGAGTTGAAAATCCAATTGGCTGCGGCCGCCTTCGAGTCGTCCGTGATCAATCGATAGCGCATTGATCACGGACGACTATGAAGCCCATATTCGGTAAGTTACGGACTCGCAAAAGATTTCATGGCCAAACAGGTACGCCGTCCAGCCCCGCGGTTTCTGGCAGGCCGCAGATCAGGTTCGCATTCTGCACCGCCTGACCGGCCGCTCCCTTGCCGAGATTGTCGACCACGCCCATCGCGATCACCAAGTTGCGCTCTGGATCGGCCGCATAGCTGACGAACGCGAGGTTCGAGCCGGTAGCCCATTTGGTCTGTGGCGGCTTGTCGGTCACGCGGACGAACGCCCGTCCGGCGTAGAAGCGCCGGGCCGCGTCCAAGCACTCGCCCGTGGTGGCGCGGCCGCGGCAGTAAATGGTGGCGAGTACGCCGCGGGTCATCGGCACCAAGTGTGGCGTGAATACCAGCCCGGCCGCGCTCCCGCCACTCAGCCGCTCGATCGTCTTGGCAATCTCGGGCATGTGGACATGCTTGAGCAGACCGTAGGGCAGCAAGTTCTCGTTGCTCTCGGCGTAGCCGAACTTGCTGTCGGCGCCGCCCCGGCCGGCACCGGAGATGCCGGTCTTGACGTCGACCACGATGTTGCCAGGCTCGATCAGCTTGTTGACCAGCAGCGGCGCCAGCGCGTTCAGCGTCGCCGCGGGGAAGCAGCCGGGGTTGGCAACGCGGATCTGACCCTCGATCTGGGCTGGCCAGACGTCGGCCAGGCCGTACGCCCAACCCTCGACGTAGCGGTGGTCGCCGCCGATGTCGACGATTTTCACGTCCTTGGGGACGCGCGCCAGCGCCTCGGCCGAGGCGCCCGTGGGCAGCGACGCGAACAGCACGTCGAGCTTCGGCAGGGTCACAGGGTCCCACTTCTCGATCACCAGCTCGGCCAGCTTGGCCGGCACACCGGGGAAGCGGTCCACCAACCGGCTGCCGGCGCTGCCCTCGCCCGCGGCGTAAATTAGCTCGAATGACGGGTGGCTCGCGACCAGGCGCATCGCCTCACCGCCGCCAAAACCGCTGATCCCGACAATGCCGACGCGAATGCTCATGGTGGTGTCCTACTGCTGGAGTGAGCGAACAAGTTTAGCGAACTCGCGCTGCCGGCGCGGCGGCTCAGGCCGCAAGCGGGCGTTCCATGAACACCAGCCAATTGCGCAGGTCGTCGGGCACGTCAAACGACCCGGTCGCGACCGCGATGCTTGGCTTGGCGCAGCCCGTTTGTTCGTCAGACCCACGCATTCCCTGCCCCCGCCCTTGCAGGCTCAGCGAATCACGATCCGACCTCACAAGCGAGGGTTTTTCAGCGGCCTGTTAGGTAAACCCTCACCCCAAAGCCGTCAGTCCGCTTACCACCCCACTCAATCGCCCCGATAAGGCTTTCAACCTCGCCCCATCAAGCCCGCGGCGGTCGGTCGACGCCGATGGCGGCCAGTGCCGAGGCGAGGCTCATCGACACGTCGCCCGCGGCGTCGACGGTCTCCCAGTCGAGCGGACCGATGTGCAGCGCCACCTGCCGGCGCACGACGGCGGGCGTTGCGTCGGACGCGTCGCCCGACCGTCCGGCGACGCGCGCCACGAGCGTCTCGACCGGCGCCGTCAGCCAGAGCCCGTGGAAGCTGACGCCCGCGCGCCGGGCGAGCTCGGCCATCGCCCGGCGCTCCTCCGGCTGCGCGAAGACGGCATCGGCGATCACGCTGCAGCCGGCAGCGAGCGTCACGGCCGTCTCGTCGGCGAGACGGCCGTAGACGGCACGCGCGTTGTTCAAGCCATAGGCACCTTCGGGCAGGTGCTGCGTCTCCGCCACGTCCCACATCCGCTTGCGGATCACGTCGCTGCGCAAGACGCGCGCGCCGGGCGCCGGCAGCATGAGCGGCGCCAGCTCGCGCGCCAGCGTCGTCTTGCCGGTGCCGCTGAAGCCGCCGACGGCGACCAGCCGCGGGCGCTCAGGCCGCAGGGCCTCGGTCGCAAGCGCCAGATAGGCGCTGGCCTCGGCCATCGCCGCGGCGCGCAACGCCTCGTCCGGCTCGCGCCGGGCCGCCGTCTCGGTCACCTGGGCCCGGATCGCGGCCCGGAGCGACAGGAACAGCGGCAGAAGCGGCAGCGCGTCCTCCTCGTCCATCAGGTCGAAATAGCGGTTGAACACCCGGTTGCCGAGGTGATCGAGGCCGCGATGATGCAGATCCATCAGCAGAAAGGCGAGATCGAACACGATGTCGATACAGGCGATCGAGCGGCTGAACTCGATGCCGTCGAACAGGGTCGGCCGGCCATCAAGGAGGCAGATGTTGCGCAGGTGCAGATCGCCGTGGCACTCGCGCACCTTGCCCGCGAGACGGCGCCGTTCGAGCAGTTCGCGCTGGGCCGCGAGCGCCGCATCGACCGCCCGGCGCCACGATGCGATCTCGGCGAGCGAGAAGGCCGCGCCCGGCCGCAAGTTGATCCGCGTCGTCTCGATCGCCTCGGCGATGCCGGCGGCACCACCCTGGTCGGCCACGGGCGCGGCGGCACGATGCACGTCGGCCACCCGTTCGGCGAGCGCCACGAGCAGGTCGGGCGTGAGCCTGCCGGCCTCGGCCATCCGGTCGAACAGATCGGCCTCGTCGAACCGGCGCATGACGACGACCCAGTCGACCGGCGTGCCATCGCCGCCGAGCGAGAGCCGGCCGTCGTCGCCTTCGGTCACGGGCCGGACGTCGAGATAGAGGGCCGGCGCGAAGCGGCGGTTGAGCGCATATTCGTCCCGGCAGGCGATGCGGCGCAGCCGTTCGGACGAATAGTCGAGATAGGAATAGCGAACGGCGCGCTTCAGCTTGTAGGCACGATCGCCGGCCAGGAAGATGATCGAGGCATGGGTTTCGACGCGGGTGACCGGATGCCCGCCGTGGGTGGCGGGATCGCCCAGCAATGCAATGGTGCGGGTCTGGTCCTCGTCCGCCATGGCGGTCCTCCCCGCCATCGAGGATAAGGTCCGATCGGCGCGCGTGCCTTGACCTAGATCAATACCGGCAACTGCGCACGGGATCATTTTTGGCCGGCCGAGAGCGAAGGAGCCGTCGATGCGCGCCATGACCCTGGAGAAACCGCGGTCCCCCCTCGTCGCCACGACGCTGCCGACGCCGGCGCCCGGGCCGGGACAGGTCTTGATCGAGGTCAGGGCCTGCGCGGTCTGCCGGACCGACCTCCACGTGGTCGACGGCGAGCTTGCGGCACCCAAGCCCCATGTCGTGCCGGGGCACGAGATCGTCGGCATCGTGATCGCGACCGGTCAGGGCGTCGAACGGTTCGGGCCGGGCGATCGCGTGGGCGTGCCCTGGCTCGGCTGGACCTGCGGCACCTGCGGCTATTGCCGGTCGGGGCGCGAGAACCTGTGCGACCAGGCGCGCTTCACCGGCTATCAGATCGACGGCGGCTATGCGGAATACACGGTGGCCGACGCGCGCTTCTGCTTCGCGATGCCCGAGAGCTACCAGGACGTCGAGGCGGCGCCGCTGCTCTGCGCCGGCCTGATCGGCCACCGGGCGCTCCGGATGGCAGGCGACGTCGGCCGCATCGGCATCTACGGCTTCGGCGCCGCCGCCCATATCGTGGCGCAGGTGGCGCGTTTCGAGGGGCGCGAGGTGTTCGCCTTCACCCGCCCCGGCGATACGGCGGCGCAGCGCTTCGCGCGGTCGCTCGGCGCCGCCTGGGCGGGCCCCTCCGATGCGCCGGCGCCGGTGCCGCTCGACGCGGCGCTCATCTTCGCGCCCGCCGGCCCCTTGGTGCCGCAGGCCCTGCGCGCGACTGCCAAGGGCGGCACGGTCGTCTGCGCCGGCATCCACATGTCGGACATTCCGTCCT
It contains:
- a CDS encoding zinc-dependent alcohol dehydrogenase family protein → MRAMTLEKPRSPLVATTLPTPAPGPGQVLIEVRACAVCRTDLHVVDGELAAPKPHVVPGHEIVGIVIATGQGVERFGPGDRVGVPWLGWTCGTCGYCRSGRENLCDQARFTGYQIDGGYAEYTVADARFCFAMPESYQDVEAAPLLCAGLIGHRALRMAGDVGRIGIYGFGAAAHIVAQVARFEGREVFAFTRPGDTAAQRFARSLGAAWAGPSDAPAPVPLDAALIFAPAGPLVPQALRATAKGGTVVCAGIHMSDIPSFPYEWLWGERTIRSVANLTRQDGEAFLALAPKVPVRTTTQPFALDDANEALAALRRGDLTGAAVLVPR
- the argC gene encoding N-acetyl-gamma-glutamyl-phosphate reductase translates to MSIRVGIVGISGFGGGEAMRLVASHPSFELIYAAGEGSAGSRLVDRFPGVPAKLAELVIEKWDPVTLPKLDVLFASLPTGASAEALARVPKDVKIVDIGGDHRYVEGWAYGLADVWPAQIEGQIRVANPGCFPAATLNALAPLLVNKLIEPGNIVVDVKTGISGAGRGGADSKFGYAESNENLLPYGLLKHVHMPEIAKTIERLSGGSAAGLVFTPHLVPMTRGVLATIYCRGRATTGECLDAARRFYAGRAFVRVTDKPPQTKWATGSNLAFVSYAADPERNLVIAMGVVDNLGKGAAGQAVQNANLICGLPETAGLDGVPVWP
- a CDS encoding ATP-binding protein; protein product: MNARIARVIRSVSRGDALLALGALAIIWCAAVIHLTQERQLFLHAARDNARNLSQAFSEHILGEIRSVDQTLLLLRRDWSRDPDSFQLADWAAATQSIDELAIQLSLVGPTGTLLQTNVGRTAPIDLSDREHFKVQRDASTDALFISQPVLGRASGKWTIQFTRRLLDRSGAFAGVVVGSIDALQLSRFYESIRVGRHGAIALVGLDGVVRARAPLADGVLGHQMAGASFIAAVAAADDGVYTAGSELDGTRRIVAFQRVTGLPVVVLVGLSEADVLRPFLQDLLSYLVVCFALSAAVLCALAVSAHHRRRHRAAKDALDATLNNVAQGVLMIGPDRSIKVMNPKVAELLGLPPELLAGNPTFDDLTAWQIEAGEFGPATPKSALREFIEAGGIALGENVYERERPNGRHIEIRTRVLPDGSAVRTYTDVTQFRQSERALAEARDAAEQASEARARFLAVVSHEIRTPMNGVIGLAELLQRTEMTDEQKRWVDTLRASADHLLRLIDDILEFTRLNVDGIEFERVPFDPVAIAREAFLCIEAHAAKKGLAHAIIEPETSCVVEGDPARLRQVLINLLGNAVKFTQDGSVRLLVLPPEIGEHEATWHFLVQDTGIGIAADALPRLFHEFTQVDGSIARRFGGSGLGLAISKRLVERMGGTITISSEIARGSVFEVSVTLPLSAVPLTALEEAPALPSERQFCALSVLLAEDDSINAMVAIAMLERMGHRVAWVEDGAAAVEAATTAHFDLILMDMMMPVMDGLTATRAIRALPGERGQVSIYAFTANAFKEDGERYRKAGADGYLTKPIRFDALLAVTERLATPRPVDAVPEPPAQRAGVMLAGVMHAAPTHAGPMHFDEPVMAALIANLGMETAGRIRDRFLRDLPQHLSRIRTAASKRDWAALTREAHSLKGAAASLGLRSIVETAATLEQQSAGPDIPGCAETIDALDRCATAGAAALRAFEMAAA
- a CDS encoding bifunctional aminoglycoside phosphotransferase/ATP-binding protein, whose product is MADEDQTRTIALLGDPATHGGHPVTRVETHASIIFLAGDRAYKLKRAVRYSYLDYSSERLRRIACRDEYALNRRFAPALYLDVRPVTEGDDGRLSLGGDGTPVDWVVVMRRFDEADLFDRMAEAGRLTPDLLVALAERVADVHRAAAPVADQGGAAGIAEAIETTRINLRPGAAFSLAEIASWRRAVDAALAAQRELLERRRLAGKVRECHGDLHLRNICLLDGRPTLFDGIEFSRSIACIDIVFDLAFLLMDLHHRGLDHLGNRVFNRYFDLMDEEDALPLLPLFLSLRAAIRAQVTETAARREPDEALRAAAMAEASAYLALATEALRPERPRLVAVGGFSGTGKTTLARELAPLMLPAPGARVLRSDVIRKRMWDVAETQHLPEGAYGLNNARAVYGRLADETAVTLAAGCSVIADAVFAQPEERRAMAELARRAGVSFHGLWLTAPVETLVARVAGRSGDASDATPAVVRRQVALHIGPLDWETVDAAGDVSMSLASALAAIGVDRPPRA
- a CDS encoding universal stress protein; the protein is MSLKDLLVVLDAGPANDDRLALAIGLAKRFDAHLVGLHPSSTAEGSLHSAGFDTTLFDAALRETLARLEARSTKVRAGFEAATQREAVSAEWRVARGYPGPETVLHARYADLVILGQRRPDDSPLDAPDPADVVLDAGCPALIVPYAGRFERIERHALIAWNASSQAARAVRDALPLLKACRAVTVLAVNPKQGVDAHGQEPGADIARHLARHGIPVETGRSFTAATDPADEILSRAADFGSDLIVMGAYGHSRVREMVLGGVTRSILQQMTVPVLMSH